A genomic window from Glaciihabitans sp. INWT7 includes:
- a CDS encoding SDR family oxidoreductase: protein MGVALVTGGTSGIGAAFARLLAARGYDLVLVARSTDRLETMAAELRATGRTVELLPADLSDRNAVARVAERLSDPERPIDMLVNNAGFGMHSSSLDPDVSEFDRAFEVMCRAVFVLSGAAARGMVERGSGSILNVSSTAGFLTMGAYSSIKAWVTSYTEGLAVELRGSGVTVTALCPGWVRTEFHERAGIRSGSIPNFMWLDAEQLVSAALRDVDRGKVISIPTLRYRALIGLAGLAPKSAIRSFSGAISSSRRKPVVR, encoded by the coding sequence ATGGGTGTAGCTCTCGTCACTGGCGGGACGTCTGGCATTGGTGCCGCGTTCGCCCGTCTCCTCGCCGCGCGTGGCTATGATCTCGTGCTCGTCGCTCGGTCGACCGATCGGCTCGAAACGATGGCCGCGGAATTGCGGGCGACGGGGCGTACCGTCGAGTTGCTCCCGGCCGACCTGTCGGACCGGAACGCGGTCGCGCGGGTGGCCGAACGGCTGAGCGATCCAGAGCGTCCCATCGACATGCTGGTGAACAATGCCGGATTCGGCATGCATTCCTCGTCGCTCGATCCCGACGTCTCCGAATTCGACCGGGCTTTCGAGGTCATGTGCCGCGCGGTCTTCGTCCTGAGCGGCGCGGCGGCTCGGGGCATGGTCGAGCGCGGTTCCGGCAGCATCCTCAATGTCTCGAGCACTGCCGGTTTCCTCACGATGGGCGCCTACTCGTCGATCAAGGCCTGGGTCACCTCGTACACCGAGGGACTCGCGGTGGAGCTGCGCGGCAGCGGCGTCACGGTCACGGCCCTCTGCCCGGGTTGGGTTCGCACGGAGTTTCATGAGCGAGCCGGCATCCGTTCGGGCAGTATCCCAAACTTTATGTGGCTCGACGCCGAACAACTGGTGAGCGCAGCCCTGCGCGATGTGGATCGAGGCAAAGTGATTTCCATACCTACTCTTCGCTACCGAGCGCTGATCGGCTTGGCCGGGCTCGCTCCGAAGAGCGCCATCCGTTCGTTCTCCGGCGCGATCTCGTCGTCGAGGCGAAAGCCCGTAGTGCGGTGA
- a CDS encoding 1-acyl-sn-glycerol-3-phosphate acyltransferase gives MARFLAQRALLKPLIWSLTSVTVIRSEKLKEVKGGFVVIANHSSHLDTPLIVGSLPRPLARYLAAGAAADYFFNVWWRRGLTALFFNAFPVRRTGTETSSTSARSLLMRGIPVLIFPEGTRSKDGELGRFKPGAAALAAACDVPCIPVALIGAHIAHPRGTNWPRPGRLPVGVVFGDPLRAAEGESKADFAERTRQEIVRLRDLHSADILGRHTRPRQK, from the coding sequence GTGGCACGGTTCCTTGCCCAGCGCGCACTGCTCAAGCCGCTCATCTGGTCTCTCACCAGCGTCACTGTGATCCGCAGCGAGAAGTTGAAGGAGGTGAAGGGCGGGTTCGTGGTGATCGCGAACCACTCCAGTCATCTCGACACACCCCTGATCGTGGGATCGCTCCCCCGCCCACTGGCCCGCTACCTCGCCGCCGGTGCCGCCGCGGATTACTTCTTCAACGTCTGGTGGCGCCGCGGGCTCACCGCGCTGTTCTTCAATGCCTTTCCCGTTCGTCGAACCGGAACAGAGACATCGTCGACCAGCGCCCGCTCGCTGCTGATGCGCGGCATCCCCGTGCTGATCTTCCCGGAAGGCACCCGGTCTAAAGACGGCGAGCTCGGCCGCTTCAAGCCGGGAGCCGCGGCCCTCGCCGCCGCCTGCGATGTGCCGTGTATCCCGGTGGCCCTGATCGGGGCACACATCGCGCACCCCCGGGGCACGAACTGGCCGAGGCCCGGCCGGCTGCCGGTCGGAGTCGTCTTCGGAGACCCCCTCCGCGCCGCCGAGGGCGAATCCAAGGCAGACTTCGCCGAGCGCACCCGCCAGGAGATCGTGCGCCTGAGAGACCTGCATTCGGCCGACATCCTCGGCCGACACACACGACCCCGGCAGAAATGA